A window of the Haloarcula litorea genome harbors these coding sequences:
- a CDS encoding P-loop NTPase, with protein sequence MVEAFAVASGKGGTGKTTSTVALGMALAERYDVTVVDADTGMANLLFHAGLSDAETTLHDVLADDAPVADAAYERFGMTVVPCGTGLEGFRDADPTRLREVVATLAADTEVLLLDSPPALDSRAAVLPVVLADRVVVVLQPTIPAISDGLKVQEYATTYDTGVAGLLFNKVRDGIDDVAEKTERYFDGPTLAAVPESERAREARRAGRPLLAHAPDSEAATAYRRAAAALDPRDGESGDVADRFRSAVVPEPP encoded by the coding sequence ATGGTCGAAGCGTTCGCCGTCGCCAGCGGCAAGGGGGGGACCGGCAAGACCACCAGCACCGTCGCACTGGGGATGGCGCTGGCCGAACGGTACGACGTGACCGTCGTCGACGCCGACACCGGGATGGCGAACCTCCTCTTCCACGCCGGCCTCTCGGACGCCGAGACGACGCTACACGACGTGCTGGCCGACGACGCGCCGGTGGCCGACGCGGCCTACGAGCGGTTCGGGATGACCGTCGTCCCCTGTGGCACCGGGCTGGAGGGGTTCCGGGACGCCGACCCGACGCGCCTGCGCGAGGTGGTCGCGACGCTGGCGGCCGACACCGAGGTGTTGTTGCTGGACTCGCCGCCGGCCCTGGACAGCCGGGCCGCGGTGCTCCCGGTCGTCCTCGCGGACCGCGTTGTCGTCGTCCTCCAGCCGACGATCCCCGCCATCTCGGACGGGCTGAAGGTCCAGGAGTACGCCACCACCTACGACACGGGGGTCGCCGGCCTGCTGTTCAACAAGGTCCGGGACGGGATCGACGACGTCGCCGAGAAGACCGAGCGGTACTTCGACGGCCCGACGCTGGCGGCGGTCCCCGAGTCCGAGCGCGCCCGCGAGGCCCGCCGAGCGGGTCGCCCCCTCCTGGCCCACGCCCCCGACTCCGAGGCGGCGACCGCCTACCGCCGGGCCGCGGCGGCGCTGGACCCCCGGGACGGCGAGTCCGGCGACGTGGCCGACCGGTTCCGTAGCGCGGTCGTGCCGGAGCCGCCATGA
- a CDS encoding ATP-binding protein, whose product MATIQLLVENRRNRSLLTEALSEDHDVVAGVGADEDLSDVEFDLCLLDTAAFRTHRDWLADRKAAVSPVFVPYLLVLGDRDPDRVSEAVWERVDEVIDAPVDPAELRNRVDNLVERRDLSLELNRRKEFTERRFRTLFESTPDPIVVVTDDGTVTEVNESFVGMFDADREDIVGSALGTIEASPDESVERLLLRIDGTGDQFEDGSERTVEIRSRDGDHYVTELNVDVVEELGDVTERIGIFRDVTGRERQQRELERQVEQLEQFASVISHDLRDPLNTAMAKVRLAKRECDSEKLDELQAVHDRMEELIEDVLLLAKQGKATGTTRPFDLAPLVETAWSTVDTPETATLVVGDPPTVEADDERLRALLENLLRNAAEHGGHEVTVEVDALGDRTGFYVADDGPGVPQSERGTVFEYGHTTTDAGTGLGLAIVEQIAEAHGWSVSLVESADGGARFEFETGGLPD is encoded by the coding sequence CGGGGCGGACGAGGACCTCTCGGACGTGGAGTTCGACCTCTGTCTGCTGGACACCGCGGCGTTTCGCACCCACCGCGACTGGCTCGCCGACCGCAAGGCCGCGGTCTCGCCGGTCTTCGTCCCGTACCTGCTGGTGCTGGGCGACCGGGACCCCGACCGGGTCTCGGAGGCCGTCTGGGAGCGCGTCGACGAGGTCATCGACGCCCCGGTCGACCCGGCCGAACTGCGGAACCGGGTCGACAACCTCGTCGAGCGACGGGACCTCTCGCTGGAGCTCAACCGTCGCAAGGAGTTCACCGAGCGGCGGTTCCGGACGCTGTTCGAGTCGACGCCCGACCCCATCGTGGTCGTCACCGACGACGGCACCGTGACAGAGGTCAACGAGTCGTTCGTCGGGATGTTCGACGCCGACCGCGAGGACATCGTCGGCTCGGCGCTGGGGACCATCGAGGCGAGCCCGGACGAGTCCGTCGAGCGCCTGCTGTTGCGCATCGACGGGACCGGCGACCAGTTCGAGGACGGGAGCGAACGGACCGTCGAGATCAGGTCGCGCGACGGCGACCACTACGTGACGGAGCTCAACGTCGACGTCGTGGAGGAACTCGGCGACGTGACAGAGCGGATCGGTATCTTCCGTGACGTCACCGGCCGCGAGCGACAGCAGCGGGAACTGGAGCGGCAGGTCGAACAGCTCGAACAGTTCGCGAGCGTCATCTCACACGACCTCCGGGACCCGCTGAACACCGCGATGGCGAAGGTCCGCCTCGCCAAACGGGAGTGTGACAGCGAGAAGCTCGACGAACTCCAGGCCGTCCACGACCGGATGGAGGAACTCATCGAGGACGTGTTGCTGCTGGCCAAGCAGGGGAAGGCCACCGGGACGACCCGCCCGTTCGACCTGGCACCGCTCGTCGAGACGGCGTGGTCGACGGTCGACACCCCGGAGACGGCGACGCTCGTCGTCGGCGACCCCCCGACGGTCGAGGCCGACGACGAGCGGCTGCGGGCGCTCCTGGAGAACCTCCTCCGGAACGCGGCAGAACACGGCGGCCACGAGGTGACCGTCGAGGTCGACGCGCTCGGGGACCGAACGGGGTTCTACGTCGCCGACGACGGCCCGGGCGTCCCACAGTCCGAACGCGGGACCGTCTTCGAGTACGGACACACGACGACCGACGCCGGGACCGGGTTGGGACTGGCGATCGTCGAACAGATCGCGGAGGCCCACGGCTGGTCGGTGAGCCTCGTCGAGAGCGCCGACGGCGGCGCGCGGTTCGAGTTCGAGACGGGCGGCCTGCCCGACTGA
- a CDS encoding HTH domain-containing protein, with protein sequence MSPPGREVQYTESDVIEVFKDRDDYAEPLTASEVADRLGCSRRTALNKLHSLAEETDITSKKVGGRSRVWWIPVRTS encoded by the coding sequence ATGTCACCGCCCGGACGAGAGGTCCAGTACACCGAATCGGACGTGATCGAGGTGTTCAAAGACAGGGACGACTACGCGGAACCCCTGACCGCCTCGGAGGTCGCCGACAGACTGGGCTGTTCCCGTCGGACCGCGCTCAACAAACTCCACAGCCTCGCCGAGGAGACGGACATCACGAGCAAGAAGGTCGGCGGTCGCTCCCGGGTCTGGTGGATCCCGGTGCGGACGAGCTAG